The proteins below come from a single Rhodococcus sp. WMMA185 genomic window:
- the rdgB gene encoding RdgB/HAM1 family non-canonical purine NTP pyrophosphatase, with the protein MLVASRNAKKLRELHRVLESAGVDGIELVGLDSVPEYPEAPETGATFEENALAKARDGAQATGLPCVADDSGLEVDALNGMPGVLSARWSGVHGDDNANTSLLLAQVQDVPDGRRGANFVSACALVVPGGDESVVRGEWRGTIAREPVGDGGFGYDPVFLPDADTRSAAQLSPEEKDASSHRGRALVQLVSALAALTER; encoded by the coding sequence GTGCTGGTGGCCAGTCGCAATGCGAAGAAACTCCGTGAATTGCATCGAGTCCTGGAGTCGGCCGGTGTAGACGGTATCGAACTGGTCGGACTCGATTCGGTGCCGGAGTACCCGGAGGCGCCGGAGACTGGCGCCACATTCGAGGAGAACGCTCTTGCCAAGGCGCGTGACGGTGCACAAGCGACCGGATTGCCCTGTGTCGCAGATGACTCGGGACTCGAGGTGGACGCCTTGAACGGAATGCCCGGCGTCCTGTCTGCGCGGTGGTCGGGTGTGCACGGCGACGACAACGCCAATACCTCGTTGCTCTTGGCGCAGGTCCAGGACGTACCCGACGGCAGGCGGGGAGCCAACTTCGTCTCGGCGTGTGCCCTGGTGGTGCCGGGTGGCGACGAGTCGGTGGTCCGGGGTGAATGGCGTGGCACGATCGCCCGTGAACCGGTAGGCGACGGCGGGTTCGGCTACGATCCGGTCTTCTTGCCGGATGCCGACACCAGATCGGCGGCGCAGCTCTCGCCGGAAGAAAAGGACGCGTCCTCGCATCGAGGACGCGCCCTGGTCCAACTCGTTTCCGCGCTGGCGGCGCTCACCGAACGCTGA